The Belonocnema kinseyi isolate 2016_QV_RU_SX_M_011 chromosome 2, B_treatae_v1, whole genome shotgun sequence nucleotide sequence TAAAGGCTATCTAAAAGTCGATTGTTTGGANNNNNNNNNNNNNNNNNNNNNNNNNNNNNNNNNNNNNNNNNNNNNNNNNNNNNNNNNNNNNNNNNNNNNNNNNNNNNNNNNNNNNNNNNNNNNNNNNNNNatataaaataataaaaattgtaaatatttattgtaaattagatATTGTAATTTATGTTTGTATTTGTATAAACGCATTAGAAAAgatattgtattatttattgtatCCCGCTTTCCACAACATAATACtttcttttgtattttgttaatattgtttcaaaattttcatgctAACAACAAGTTAGAATAAGGAATCTGTAACTTGCTAAAGTAATAAGTTcaaattaagactttttaaactttcagttagaTAAGGCGGTAGTGCTCCGAGTTAAAAATCCGCAAGTCTGGGCTTGATTCTTGCTCTCCTCAATTTTTGGTGaactgtttttattcaaaatttgttcagtgcattgataaaattattactttttattacattaattaaatcatttttcccgtagaaaagaattaaaacataactcttggatattttatttttattgaggtTTAACAGAGGTGTTCTTTTCTTGGTAGAATCACTTAGCACAAAAATGGCGGCCACATCTGTGAAAAAGGTACCGTTGTGCATGCAACCGAGCAAACCAGTTAATCagtattctcaatgaaaacgtaacACTTGTTAGGACCAGAGGAagagttctttaaaaaaacatgtctCTGGACAAAAGTGAAcatttcatcacttttttaattttcatattttttcttaagttatTATTTGCTTtggaagtaaataataattgtattttgaatGTAACAAGCAGCAAATATAAGAGAGAAGCTTCGGGATTTAAAAGATATCTCATTTTCCCACAAGGAAGTAATGTTCAGGttagttcgaatttttgaatttcagcactgttttattttaaattgaaaacttgagtagggctttcaaaaatcaacgtttttcttttccaggCTTTTTTTCGtttcatgcgttgtttggcttaaatcgttcattttagtttgtttttctggattttgaaaatgctataactctagtaatttttgattttttgaaaaaagtcttcaggataaattgttaaattttttgaattatatgaataaccgtatagagaatttttgaatattaaataaagtgctcttaagaatattcaaaatatgcccactttttgaatttttatccaaaatggctggataacgaacttgacatttagtataggacactaaatgagtgtaccaaagggcaatctaatagattaattttttcaaaaggtatcgtgttcacagacagacagacatactacagacagacaatcatacatacacattcgtaaaaacctgtttttcggattcaggggatctcaaaacgtggacattNNNNNNNNNNTCTGAGGAGAATGTAATAAGACACCAAGACTTCATTTTaacctacacggagaaaaagatatcgcacaatgatatcgcaaaatctctatattgcaaaaaagcgcaatatgataacataCGTTGGACCTGTAACTGTTAATGGTTCAATATATTTCGGCGAAaatttcactgaggttaggaaaataattctggactcgtcgactgcgtcgctctgaagtgagcaaatttcagtaaaacatgtataATCAGCGACATAAAACTATTATAGTtagctattataatgcgataattacgatatatagcgcaggaattacgatatatattgtaatttgtgcgatatagttttttCAGTGCAAcagtcattaaaataataaaaaatcaatacttCATTTCAACCCAACAAAAATGTAAgacataaaaaaaatcctttttctaaattagaaataaaaattgacaaataaaaatttttttctcaaactcaatagaaatgtttaaaagaaaagaaaaaaacaaaaaatattgtttttcaatacaggaaaaatgtgttaaaaatgttCTTCCTTTCAAATTTACATAAATGTTCAAAAGAAAATAAGTGTCTTTTCCAGCTTAGTAAAACTTGTAACAACAAAATCTTCTTCTTTCCAACTTGATAATAAATTGGGCTCTTGCACTTTAGaagaaagattgaaaataaaaagttccccCTTTCAgctcaataaaaatgcaatttttccaacttgatcaaaatgattaaaaCGAACAtccttaaatttagaaaaaattgagcaCCAAAATTGTCTTAAAGACCTTAAAGACCAAACTTTCCTTCTTTCCAACTCTATAAGAATCTGGAATATATAAAATGTCCCTCTGTCAACGGAAAAAAACCCgagttttaaactcaaaaaaatgttaaaaatatgaaaatatcctgCCTCCAACTTAATTAAAGCGtagaaaacaaaacattttcgtATCGCTTAGcgtaaaaaaatcgagaaaaaaactaAATACCAAAATTTATTCACTGCCTTTTGAAATTatcacttatttttaattgataattttgagacgttttttcattcaagttttattctattttagaagctttaatttatttttgttttagtctttgaaactgcatttgaaaattcgttaaatgGAAAGTGTACGCCTAAAAATGAAGgtttaaaatggaaaagtttgaacgtaaagattatgaaaaattatatttttctccttATTCTGAAGAGAATATTTTTTGTGATCCTGATGAAAAGTAGAAAATGTTTAAGACCCCCGGGGAAGGAAATaccgaaattttgtattttcgatATCCCCTAATGGCCCCTTAAATAGTAACAAACTATCATATggtaacaacaaaattattaataaaatatctaCGTACTTATATAGATAttatgcttaaaattttaaataactgaggattttcttataaatggataacgtttataaatttgttttgttccaGTTAATTTATTGTATGACGATTGGAACATTTGCGAAGCCACAGGGCTTTTTCACTATGGGTGTCACTGCAGGTTTGGCTTACGAATTACCTCATGAAAATACAGTGAAGTTCAGAAAACCTGCCGAAGTTTATCATCGTAGAAGCAGAAGAGAATTATACCACAAGGTGGCGCTCATGTTGAGAACGTGAGTTTATTGCAGTAAACTCAGCTTTCTTTCAAATTGCATGATGTAAATCTAAAGTACGCTTCATAACCTAAGTGAAGGGAAAAATTAATCGAAAGCTCCAGTCTCGTAAACAAAGGATTTCAAACGACAATGGCTCAAGGAGCaagcaaaatttaaatgaattacgACTTCAGCAAAGAATAAAAAGTACTAAGTATAGGAATGAGGCTTgcgatttttttcttctctttatgCAGAGGAGAAAAAAACAGAAACGGTAAATTCCTATATCTCGAGAAGAATAGAAATTGATAAAAGGGAAATAATGgaacaaattctttgaattcatttaatGAATATTAAAGTAGAGGggtaaataaagttaaaaattggttttataaaaaaataggcaaATATAATTTACTGTTAAATATTTGCGTCCCacgcttttatttttagttagtttattattagtttaatattatggcaatataatattattaatattatattgggTATGACTGTCAATCGAACAATAAAAAATGAGCTAAAACTATTTGATACTAGtaggagaataattttaatttaattcttaaagtaTTTTTACATTCGAGAATATTGATTAGGAAGTTCCCTGATGATAATGTTTAGAAGACTTTgcgatttttgtgaaatattgccTTGCAAGATTACAGTTAAATAGtgaattgataattttaaaaatcattttatatttcagacttcacaatcaagaaaaaattcttattctgtcccctatttcaaagaaatttcccctttttctcgttttctcTGAgaatattaatagaattttatcagaaaatgcaCTTATTATACGTTAAAAGCTAACTTTTTGGATAAGAAGCCTAATGAATACACGTTCATTGttggaaattcgcttttttctgtagaaaattaatctcctttgtgaaaatatcatactttttgtttaagaattcaactgcttcgttgaaaattattgcgaattggttaaagatttatccattttgtttaaaattcatcccttttgattaaaaaaattgtttttggttgctaattaatgtattttggttaaaatattaacgatAACaagtttatttaagaatttattttgttcttgaagattcattactttagctgaaatttcaactatttagtcgcaaattaactttcttcttaaaaattcacattttcttcttgaaaatttaaagattttgtaaaaaactcatctttttgtatggaaaatttaacaGCTAGCTGGAAATTTTGACTGCTTTATTGTAAATtaggtttttcttaaaaattaatatttttaataaaaattgaactatgttataagaaattcctttttgttgtttgcaaaatcatttttgattgcttaaaatgttaactatattatttttggtaaaaatttttactttaaaaatgaaaaattcaattaggtttttaatttgaaaatataaggattccatttagattgaaaacttaccttttttacttggaaattttctaaaaaaagggaCTTTTTAGctcaaacatttaattatttaaaaaaaaatttttttaattgtttgaggaTTCAGCCCAGGGTCCAAATGTGGATCATTCTTAAAAAAGGTGAAACCCTAGCTAGGGAATCTTACGAATAATTTTGAgcgttaaaaatgttgaaaatttgtttttactaatTATATCTTAGTTGATCTGTTATTGAACCTTGGCCCTAAAGCAAATATGAATGTAAATATATTACTAAATACTgacaaataataaacattttataaagttattaaaaatattttacttttacacTAACTGGTAAActattatcaatattttattttctattgcttattgaatcaaatctttttttaaaagacttcaattaAATCTTACATTTCCTCTCATGAAGGTATATTTACTGACGTTGTAGATATTAGATAGTCATAATACaggaaattcaaatttattgaatattattttgctttgaaaatgtaGTCATATTAACTTACTGAAACTTTATTCTATTGTGAACATTTTGTGAAAATGTTGTGTTAACTGAGCTGTGAAAAGAAACGTCAGagttaataaacatttaaaaaatatttttttgctgcaTAATAGTGCTGCACCTTACAATAattcagattcaaaatttaattcctaaGTTCacttaaacatttcacaaaattcgGTTTTATAGAAAGTCAATTCACGCTACAATTACAGTGTTACGTATTTCAACTGTAAGTCTTTGAGTTTTTAAGAGCCTTTCCCCCACCTATCTTAATTAATGattggaaacttaatttttttctcaagtttttttaaacaaaataaagcgAGATGATTAGGCATGCGCTGTTAAATTATAACGCCTTCTTAAGAaataataaagtagttgaactatcgatcaagttgttaaattttcaaacaaagagaattaaaactttcaactaagaagaattattttgtaccaaaaaggcgtatttttagcaaattacataaaatttaatccaaagaaacaattttttaaattgaaaagataattttgcccaaaaatggaagagttaaatttttagtacaaaaattaatttttaattgaaaacaaaatttctacaaagcagttgaattttttaccctaaCATTtggagtttgaagaaaaaagttaatcttgaaccaaatagttaaaatatcagattaaataattaatcgttaagcccaaaaataaatatttgatgaaGTTGTTTAATctgtaaacaaaaagatgaatttttccactaaatttatgatttttgactGAGAAATATTTGTAACAATTGATGCCAcaagaaaactttaattttatataaaaaactgtcaaatttaacccaaaaaaattcaaatattcaacaatataattgGATCGGTGGCGATCAAAAGGAGATACGCCCGAAAAGCCGTTGTTTTAGTTGGCCATATTTGTTTcaggtcaaattaaaattttttaataacatatacCAATAGCAAATTTTATTGTGCATATTTTTAgtgttataaataattgaatgcctgatattttccaaaaaacttccttgaatcctaaaaaaagttCAGGTGAccgttaattaaaattttcttaaaattcgttcgACTCTCAAAGCGTTTGAAACTTCCAATGTCTAATTTACGCTATGGGAAGAATAAAAATCGTTATAAATTTGTAGTGCCACTtcattgaaattctataaataccGTTAGTTTCGTTATATGATGGtggatattttctaaaaatgtttatcacaaaattgttattattgtaGAACTTATGGAGAGCTGAacacaaaaaattcgtattttgcgaTTGCAGAAAAAGTAACAgtttcttgattatttcaaaaactaataaagtCATCACATTCATTTATAGGacttaaaatatgcaaaataaaatttgctattgaaatatgtcattaaaaaattaaaatttgatctgAAAAAATATGGCCCAGGAGCCAACTAAAGCGACCACGTTTCGGGTGTATCCCCTTTTGATCGCCAGCAGTTTAATTAAGTcattaattcaaaaacattaatatttaactaaacagttcaatttgcagctaaaaatttataaatttttaactaaaaaattgaagcaaaaaatgtcaataaaattgtttaaattccaaGCCAAAAATACACTTAAGGCCCTGAAGAAATGATAAAGTAGTACGTTTGTAAAACTATACATTAATTGTTcttaacactttttattttctgaagCTAATTTTCTTAAGGTTTcacgtttatttaattaacagagTTTAGATTTGAAATGTATGTTGGTTCGGTAAGTCTATAAAATATTAGTAAGGTTTGTAATTAGTAGCTTCTTTGAGAGATTAGCAGACTTAAAAATATCTTACGTAAGAAACTTTATTTAACACGTACTTTTCCCTTCTTCATTGaataaggattaaaaaattgacaaaaatccgCCCTCTCAAAAGATTGTACGGAATTTATGCACGGTCCAAAGTTTAGGCTAAAAATTGATTACTATccatataaacttttttttgtcccACTAAGCATTGTTCCAATTTATTTCATGGTCACTGTAAAGTACCAATTTAAGATCAAATGTAAGCTGAAGCGAATAATCGAATTGGTTAGGGTGGTCGTTAATACCAAATCTAATTGGCCTGTAGTCATTCAGTAATTGCTACGATTTCCCGTTCCTAAACTCTGGGATGGTAGCTAGGCATTAGATGGCCTACTCATGTTTCAAGAAGCTATTATCCATTGCAGGAAATGCCTTGAGGATAGAACAATTATTATACAAACTTAGCTTCTGAACATTACCGGAATTATTAGAAAGTGTAGTTCATAGCAACAAGGCTAATTAACATTAGATTCATAAATAATGTTCTTCCTCGTAGACAGGGCAAAGACGGCAAAGCTTGCGTATTAAAGGCCCTTTGTAATGCTGGGAAACGGAACAGCTCGAAGTTTGGAAAAGGATCCTTTATGGAAGAGATCCTACACTCCATATTCACGTGAGTTTTGCATAACTTTGAATTccgagtttaaatattttatgtatgcGTCCAACAGCGAATTACTTTCGCTCCAAGGGACCTAACACTCTAATGAACGGCGCGAAGAGCCATGCCCAGTTTTTTGCATGCgcaagaaaattatagaaaactgaTTATTGTATCGCTGAAGcgacaacaaaaataaatatgcgTTTTCTGCATTTAATGCGATTATTTTGGAATCACAAATTTCCAATCAACCAATAGCCGTCTGCCTTGGTGCGCAGGGACAAACTGGTATTCTTTAAACTATGTTTCTGCTAAGGGGAGCAAAGTTTGGGAAGGAAGAAGGCTTaacaaattgaaagaaaaatacaaCGAATCCAATCGTTACACGTcctttgttaattagatttttgtttTCGAGTAGTCCGTTTCGGAAAAGCGGTCTGGGTACATGTAGTGTAGACCCAGGATAGGCGACAACGTTCTAAAATCGAATGAAATTTCAGTGTATTAAATTGTGTTCTAAGTTTACTTTTCGTGActgaattttctaaacttttcatattttttaagcttgataagcttttgcacaattttaaaacACTGTCGTCTATCCTGGGTCCACAGGTACCCATAACGCTTTTCCGAAGCGCACTACTCGGAAGCGGGTAGTGAATTAATAAAGGGCTTACCCATTAAATGCGCATTGTGTATACACTAATTGGtaagtaaacaaatattatttcagtttcgcaaaatatttttttttgcattaaaaaggcGATTTTATACAATATGTTTTGTTtgcataaaagtttcaaaataaggGTTGAAAAAGCTTTTTCAACCTCTTATATTTGTGGTACTTGCGGACCCACGCGGACGGAGGAAGGATGCCAGAATTTGGTGGACGgctatgcattaaaaaaaactataaattacattttttgagttACATATCTTTCCCTGATATGttcatatttagaatttttaatcgtaatttctttcagttaaaagtaaaagttataaattgggtgaataacaaattgttttttatgtgTCGTGCAGTGGAAATTCTTTTATACACGAGGCTacacatttctaaaattattacataatttatagtaaattatcgAGAATAGTAATTTACGCTGCAAATGGCTTAGGGTAGTTGTGCCAAAAATTATTTCTCTGGAACGAAAAAGTTTTCTATTATTCAAAcaactgaaataataataatattatcaggCATGTctcataaaaagaaaaagattcatttttatgaaatgattttggaaattaagaaaaaaatgatttaacaatacTTTTTGCATATTCGATCAAATtcacatacaatttttcaaaataattgattccATATCGCATCTTAAGCTTCAAAAATTGTTAAGTCctattggatgaaaattaatggaaaaacaaTTTGTCATTGAAACAAATATGTAACAAGAGAAAGGTGTTGAAATTTCGGGAATTTATGCGGCTATCATCGACTTCAGCGATTTGTAAAGCTTTTATGACCAACACAAATATTGTTTTCTACATTCACGTCGTTTTTATTGATctcaagaatttttgaaaaaagatctcaattttcaaaagtaacgttcaaaaataaatatcGCTTTTTTGGATACCCGACTATGCTTTTTTGTTATTTCTGAGACTTAAAAGGAATCTGAGCTTTTTTCATTTCATAAGCTTAGTTCAAAAAGTGCACCgacaattgtttatttatgaaattaaaatgtaatagtttttgaCAATATCTTCTGTTTGAAGAAATATAAGCAtttgttgaagaaaataaatgtttaaattaaaaaagttatggactaaaataaattctacttttttttaaatttcgaacatcGACGATCCCGCACGATCGTTGACgacaattgtttatttatgaaaattaagaaCCTTAGCGCGTCCCATGATACCGAAGTTCGTTTACGATCTTCACAATGTCTGAtggtcgaaatttaaaaaaaaaaagtaaaaattcatttttgactttgattttttaaggttaaatattagttttttcaaaaaagaaggcATCCTAAAAATTCTACTTCCTGCATATTCTCATAGACATAAAATTGTGAACCAGCTTTTGGACCTGGAAACATAAAAAAACGTTCGAAAGTTGATTGATATAAAATGATTTGTGATGATAATTAAAATCGCTTAATTAATAAGAaagtaatagtttaaaaaataataattatgcaattgattaatgattaataagctaatgaataaaacattttacatttttcatttgaaaattctgtgtaaATAAAgctacaagaaaataaaaatgatgaccagtatgtcaaaaaatacatgatcatCGTTTAGCGAGGGATTTTAGGTTATTTCGGTAGAGGAGTgtgggtaaaaaataaaaaacccatACGTAACTATCATGGAAGAAGAGGGGGGCGTGCTTAAAATTGATTGatcgaaaaataatgtttattaattttttttttgaaacttcactaAATCGGCTTTTTCGTAAAGAAAATtacaactttgattttttggaccCCCATAATGTTGCACGCTATGCGATTTACAAATAGGGCCCCCCgcgcaagtttttatttttcaagccaTGAAGTACCTCTATGAAAATTTGGGTAAaatacactgccctgcaaaagtttggattcacttagaaaaatcgttttttgtatttatcgctttaattatactgGAGCTAAgcaaatgtctctttaaaaggtttattgttttcgaaattcagtttaaaataagttCAGGGTGAAgctaatttgtctagtttttaagtggatattgcaaaaatagtgtaaatttcaatgttttctcaaattttcaataacttccgaaatagtcaacgtttttcaatgtccttgggcttattttgaagcttttttcaccgtatcacaacagcttacgagtatgaatcgtaaaaaatttctttcgaagtgcaagaacttgaagttgtaataaaaaaattggtaaaattgaaatattatttttagtaacaaaaatatttttgtaaaatatatgaaacgtataatcatgaattttctatgttgtttccccaaaatatatatttatttaacttttattctgatttgcctacagataagatgttttcaaatttatccaacttttttattacaacttccaagttcttgcaatttgaaaagaagtttttacgattcatactcgtaagctcttgtgatacggtgaaaaaagctttaaaatgagcccaaaaacattaaaaacgttgactatttctgaagttattgaaaatttaagaaaacattgaaatttacactatttttgcaatatctacttaaaactaGTGAAATTCTCTTCATACtcggcttattttaaacagaatttcgaaaacaatcaaccttttaaagatacatttcttttagctccggtataattaaaacgataaatacaaaaacaaaaaacgatttttctaagtgagcctaaacttttgcagggcattgtatattttaaagcagtatttttaggaattttgtttcaaatcaatgAAAGGTGTATCATTAAaacataatctaaaaaaaaaataggtttgaaaacattttttttctcctatttttttttttcatcaaaaattgtgTTTAAGTTAGTTTTATTGATGACTTTTACATAATTATATTTCCATCGTCAAAATCGGTTCAGCCGTTATTGAAAAGAATCATTCTCCTTATTTTACTGGCCCTCTTTATAATGCCcgcaaaagttcaatttaaaagttcttcttttctTTGAAGGCATTTGATCTCACCCTGATATTCATCTATTACATTCATATAAACTCGATACTTGCGGGGGAAATTTCAGTATGATTATCCTCTAGGCCTTTTGACTTTTAAGGTGGATTCGCTACAGAAATAATgccccaaatttaatttttgtttcgatttttattttaattatataaaataacaatacgtttttaatttcatataattttatttcagattgcCAACCGGTTCTTATCACATAGACCCAAAAACTGAGTACGAAGCAGCTTACGAATCAGCAGTTGATTGCGAGCAAGCATTTCGTTCGTGTCCAGAATCAGTATTGATCTGACAGAAGGTATTTCTTTGCAAAAGAGCCGAGTAGTATAAAATACAAATTCCATTTCGATAAGTCTGGTTGAATCaggtaattttaatttcgaaaagaaGACCTGCACCAGTATTCCATTCCTTTACTTTATTTTTTCCGTCCTTTAGGATTATTTATATTTCGCTCAAGCAGAAACAAATAAAAGCCAATTATAAAGACGAGTACTGAGATATTATTATTTTCGGATCAgtaattctgtaaagaaaaattatatattttatcaatgaatttgaaaatagaatagaGGTTTCAGGCGCgtgaatataatagaattttcaagcttTATTGTATCGTAAATACTTGGAAGCTGTATTCTCTTCACAATAAAGAGATTCCGCAACGTCTGGATTCTTAGTCGTAAACTAGAAGATTcaagagaattttaaacaatttcaaggagtAACTTTAAGAATAAGTTATTGATTTTGAAACAATAGTTACTGattcataataaatatttaaaggattgcaaaaaaataatttcaagcagGGTATTCAgcagattttgaaagattagaaaagacatcaaataattt carries:
- the LOC117168272 gene encoding uncharacterized protein LOC117168272, with the protein product MSLDKSEHFITFLIFIFFLKLLFALEVNNNCILNVTSSKYKREASGFKRYLIFPQGSNVQLIYCMTIGTFAKPQGFFTMGVTAGLAYELPHENTVKFRKPAEVYHRRSRRELYHKVALMLRTQGKDGKACVLKALCNAGKRNSSKFGKGSFMEEILHSIFTLPTGSYHIDPKTEYEAAYESAVDCEQAFRSCPESVLI